In the Clostridia bacterium genome, one interval contains:
- a CDS encoding metalloregulator ArsR/SmtB family transcription factor yields the protein MLIDKRTQNHILNYMPPENILEGLVDFFSVFSDITRIKMISALAISEMCVSDISTLLKINQTTVSHQLRNLKRCGIVRSRRQGKVVFYSLASDCVNEVMLNGVEHLGY from the coding sequence ATGCTTATAGACAAGCGTACACAAAATCATATTCTTAATTATATGCCCCCCGAAAATATACTAGAAGGGTTGGTGGACTTCTTTAGTGTCTTTTCTGATATTACCAGAATTAAGATGATTTCTGCGCTTGCCATTTCGGAAATGTGTGTAAGTGATATATCCACGCTTCTTAAAATAAATCAAACCACAGTTTCTCATCAATTAAGAAATCTAAAAAGATGCGGTATCGTGAGAAGCCGCAGACAAGGCAAAGTAGTGTTTTATAGCCTTGCAAGTGATTGCGTCAATGAAGTGATGCTAAACGGCGTAGAGCATTTGGGATACTAA